In Paeniglutamicibacter kerguelensis, one genomic interval encodes:
- a CDS encoding flavin reductase family protein, whose translation MSIQTNTEGAPDQLALRQAFSLFPTGVVAVCSVVDEAPVGIAVNSFTSVSLDPPLVGICVAKSSATWPVLADSNRLGLSVLGSHQGQLCRSLASRNTDRFLDAPWRATDAGAVVMEGAALWLECEVRSTFDGGDHVVVLLEVVKSDLFPDVTPLVFHQSKFRELQIAE comes from the coding sequence ATGTCAATACAGACAAACACCGAGGGCGCACCGGACCAGCTTGCCCTGCGACAGGCATTCTCGCTTTTTCCCACGGGCGTCGTTGCTGTCTGCTCGGTCGTTGACGAGGCTCCGGTGGGCATCGCGGTCAACTCGTTTACCTCCGTTTCGCTCGACCCGCCCCTGGTGGGGATCTGTGTTGCCAAGTCCTCCGCAACCTGGCCGGTCCTGGCTGATAGCAATCGCCTGGGTCTCAGCGTGCTTGGTTCGCACCAGGGGCAGCTTTGCCGCAGCCTGGCTTCGCGCAACACCGACAGGTTCCTTGATGCGCCGTGGCGCGCCACCGACGCCGGGGCCGTGGTCATGGAGGGCGCGGCGCTTTGGCTCGAATGCGAGGTGCGCTCGACCTTTGACGGGGGAGACCACGTGGTTGTCCTGCTGGAGGTCGTCAAGTCCGACCTGTTCCCCGACGTGACCCCGCTGGTGTTCCACCAGAGCAAGTTCCGTGAGCTGCAGATTGCCGAATGA
- a CDS encoding ribokinase: MGVVCVVGSINLDVMVRVDRNPEVGETVLGEAVARLPGGKGFNQAVAAGRSGAQTRFCGSVGDDPDGLFLRRALHDTGLDDAFLSVSKDLPTGMAHVAMLPESGNSIIVSQGANAALSARAAATAVDGADVVLAQLEVPASTVEVALAAGRVAGALNILNAAPTTGFTESLLAHVDVLVVNETEAAALGGVDALLGAGPESVIVTLGSQGSWWKSRAGDDLRVPAFAVDAVDTTGAGDAFCGALAAALSDGASMPEAMKRASAAGALVAMDLGAQTARLCVESLAELVATR; the protein is encoded by the coding sequence GTGGGGGTCGTGTGCGTGGTTGGCAGCATCAACCTTGACGTGATGGTGCGGGTCGATCGCAACCCCGAGGTCGGGGAGACGGTGCTCGGCGAGGCCGTTGCCCGGCTCCCCGGCGGCAAGGGCTTCAACCAGGCGGTCGCCGCCGGGCGCAGCGGAGCCCAAACGCGTTTTTGCGGCAGCGTCGGCGACGACCCTGACGGATTATTCCTACGTAGGGCGTTGCATGACACGGGGCTCGACGACGCGTTCCTGTCGGTGAGCAAGGACCTGCCGACGGGAATGGCCCACGTGGCCATGCTGCCCGAATCCGGGAACTCCATCATCGTTTCGCAGGGGGCCAACGCCGCGCTGTCCGCCCGCGCCGCGGCAACCGCCGTCGACGGCGCGGATGTGGTGCTGGCGCAGCTTGAGGTTCCCGCGTCGACGGTGGAGGTGGCGCTGGCCGCCGGCCGGGTGGCCGGTGCGCTGAACATCCTGAATGCGGCACCGACCACCGGTTTCACCGAATCCCTGCTGGCGCATGTGGACGTGTTGGTGGTCAACGAGACGGAGGCCGCGGCGCTGGGCGGCGTCGATGCGCTGCTGGGTGCGGGCCCCGAATCGGTCATCGTGACCTTGGGCTCCCAGGGTTCCTGGTGGAAAAGCCGTGCAGGCGACGACCTGCGGGTTCCGGCGTTTGCCGTCGACGCCGTGGACACCACCGGGGCCGGGGATGCCTTCTGCGGCGCGCTGGCGGCGGCCCTCAGCGATGGGGCGTCGATGCCGGAGGCCATGAAACGGGCCTCGGCCGCCGGGGCGCTGGTGGCCATGGACCTGGGTGCGCAGACGGCTCGGCTGTGCGTTGAATCGCTCGCCGAGCTGGTGGCGACCCGCTAG
- a CDS encoding ABC transporter permease has product MSDVHVAQAATKNEPPLSDSARAGILRAGPQAGQLSAGAKFSKATRWRLWVPPAITFLVVGMLWQVVALANPYVIPTIGDIWASLAGDPEMYWSNMLVTLQEVLVGAAAGILIGFAIAVVMAEFEIMERAVMPLFVVIMVTPIVAIAPALVVAFGFGMTPKYIVTALVVFFPMLVNALAGLRDVDPRTMDVMRTLHASRWEIFRDLRLPGCMPFVFAGLRVALPLAIVGAAVAEFVAAGQQAGLGSLVTISAAQANLPVVWASIVLLCLMGVGLVAVLALVRKKVLWWSDGNVVAR; this is encoded by the coding sequence GTGTCTGATGTACATGTGGCCCAGGCCGCAACAAAAAACGAGCCCCCGCTGTCCGACAGCGCGCGGGCCGGAATCCTGAGGGCCGGCCCGCAGGCCGGGCAACTCTCCGCCGGCGCGAAGTTCTCCAAGGCGACCAGGTGGCGGCTGTGGGTCCCGCCGGCCATCACCTTCCTGGTGGTCGGGATGCTCTGGCAGGTGGTCGCGCTGGCCAATCCCTACGTCATCCCGACCATCGGCGACATCTGGGCCAGCCTGGCCGGTGACCCCGAGATGTACTGGAGCAACATGCTTGTCACACTCCAGGAGGTTCTCGTGGGCGCCGCGGCCGGCATCCTGATCGGCTTTGCCATCGCCGTGGTGATGGCCGAGTTCGAGATCATGGAACGCGCGGTCATGCCGCTCTTCGTGGTCATCATGGTCACCCCGATCGTGGCGATCGCCCCCGCGCTGGTGGTGGCCTTCGGCTTCGGCATGACGCCGAAGTACATCGTCACGGCCCTGGTGGTCTTCTTCCCGATGCTCGTCAACGCGCTGGCCGGCCTGCGCGACGTGGACCCGCGGACCATGGACGTCATGCGCACCCTGCACGCCAGCCGCTGGGAGATCTTCCGAGACCTGCGCCTGCCCGGCTGCATGCCGTTTGTCTTCGCCGGGCTGCGCGTGGCGCTGCCGCTGGCGATCGTGGGCGCGGCCGTGGCCGAGTTCGTGGCGGCCGGACAGCAGGCGGGCCTCGGCTCGCTGGTGACGATCTCCGCCGCACAGGCAAACCTGCCGGTCGTCTGGGCCAGCATCGTGCTGCTCTGCCTCATGGGCGTCGGCCTGGTCGCCGTCCTGGCCCTGGTGCGCAAGAAGGTCCTGTGGTGGAGCGACGGCAACGTCGTCGCCCGCTAG
- a CDS encoding PadR family transcriptional regulator, producing the protein MSTTTRLLVLGAVHQFQPVHGYFLRRELLTWHVDEWANIQPGSIYNALRSLKKDGYVEETGTESEGNRPERTTYSITPEGEVEFLRLLRGALWTVETFDIGPVMALTSFMYALSREEVLAALDHRVREIDAKIASNQYSIEDVHRSTSTPAYVREIFELSISRLRGEQQWVRGLSERMRAGEYTFAGETKTPKATRGRETPNAGTPPQVAEPAP; encoded by the coding sequence ATGTCAACCACAACGCGTCTCCTGGTGCTGGGTGCGGTGCACCAGTTCCAACCAGTGCATGGCTACTTCCTGCGACGTGAGTTGCTCACGTGGCATGTTGACGAGTGGGCGAACATCCAGCCGGGCTCGATCTATAACGCATTACGGTCCCTGAAGAAGGATGGCTACGTCGAGGAAACCGGGACCGAATCCGAGGGCAACCGGCCCGAGCGCACCACCTACAGCATCACCCCCGAGGGCGAGGTCGAGTTCTTGCGCCTGCTCCGGGGGGCATTATGGACGGTGGAAACCTTCGACATCGGACCGGTCATGGCCCTGACGTCGTTCATGTATGCGCTCAGCCGTGAGGAAGTCCTTGCCGCGCTGGATCACCGCGTACGTGAGATTGACGCAAAGATCGCCAGCAACCAATACAGCATCGAGGATGTCCACCGGTCGACGTCCACCCCCGCCTATGTCCGGGAGATCTTCGAGCTCTCCATCAGCCGGCTGCGCGGGGAGCAGCAATGGGTCCGGGGGCTCTCCGAACGCATGCGCGCAGGCGAGTACACCTTCGCAGGGGAAACCAAGACCCCCAAGGCGACCCGGGGCAGGGAAACCCCGAACGCAGGGACCCCGCCGCAGGTTGCCGAGCCCGCCCCCTAA
- a CDS encoding NtaA/DmoA family FMN-dependent monooxygenase (This protein belongs to a clade of FMN-dependent monooxygenases, within a broader family of flavin-dependent oxidoreductases, the luciferase-like monooxygenase (LMM) family, some of whose members use coenzyme F420 rather than FMN.) — protein MKQLRFGLFENAQANDSGTATWRHPENERDHFDNLDYWKNIARICEAARLDFVFLADAWGWSEVNGERPEICTVESLDLPRLDPAIVAAAMVSATTDLGFVITGSTLIEQPYSFARRMSSLDQLSNGRLGWNVVTTGTAETAAAAFGIPMVAHDERYDMADDFMEVVYKLWEGSWEPDALERNKDGRFADPAKVHRISHEGPYFRSEGYGNTSYSPQGTPVLFQAGSSDRGRQFGGRHGECIFLGGASATKMAAQVKAIRDEAVASGRDADSVKLMAAFSCVIAPTRQEAQAKYESVLQAQDPAVAVASYAMFTGLDLSSYAPETPMAELRTELSQTQVSRFADLTVGDVLADWHAHGVRSKPVVGTPEEVADAICALAETADLDGFLLTPVIQPGSTLDFVEMVLPILRERGVAATDYEGSTLRERLFGTGTPVLGASHPAAGHRVQPAAALNR, from the coding sequence ATGAAACAGCTACGCTTCGGCCTGTTCGAAAACGCCCAGGCCAACGACTCGGGAACCGCCACCTGGCGCCACCCGGAGAACGAACGCGACCACTTCGACAACCTGGACTACTGGAAGAACATCGCCCGCATCTGCGAGGCGGCCCGACTGGACTTCGTGTTCCTCGCCGACGCCTGGGGCTGGTCGGAAGTCAACGGGGAACGCCCGGAGATCTGCACCGTCGAATCCCTGGACCTGCCGCGGCTGGACCCGGCGATCGTCGCCGCCGCCATGGTCTCGGCCACCACGGACCTGGGCTTCGTGATCACCGGCTCGACGCTGATCGAACAGCCGTATTCCTTCGCACGCCGCATGTCCAGCCTCGACCAGCTCTCCAATGGGCGGCTGGGCTGGAACGTCGTCACCACCGGCACCGCGGAGACCGCGGCGGCCGCGTTCGGCATCCCGATGGTCGCCCACGACGAACGCTACGACATGGCCGACGACTTCATGGAGGTCGTCTACAAGCTGTGGGAGGGAAGCTGGGAGCCCGACGCGCTGGAACGGAACAAGGACGGCCGCTTCGCCGACCCGGCCAAGGTCCACCGGATCAGCCACGAGGGGCCGTACTTCCGCTCCGAGGGCTACGGAAACACCTCTTATTCCCCGCAGGGCACCCCGGTGCTCTTCCAGGCCGGGTCCTCCGACCGCGGCCGCCAGTTCGGCGGGCGCCACGGCGAATGCATCTTCCTGGGCGGGGCCTCCGCGACCAAGATGGCCGCGCAGGTCAAGGCCATCCGCGACGAGGCGGTCGCCTCGGGCCGCGACGCGGATTCGGTGAAGCTGATGGCCGCGTTCTCCTGCGTCATTGCCCCGACCCGGCAGGAGGCGCAGGCCAAGTACGAGTCGGTGCTTCAGGCCCAGGATCCAGCCGTCGCCGTGGCCTCCTACGCCATGTTCACCGGCCTGGACCTGTCCTCCTACGCCCCGGAAACCCCGATGGCCGAGCTGCGCACCGAGCTTTCGCAGACCCAGGTCTCCCGCTTTGCCGACCTCACGGTGGGTGACGTGCTCGCGGACTGGCACGCCCACGGCGTGCGCAGCAAGCCGGTCGTCGGCACCCCGGAGGAGGTGGCCGACGCCATCTGCGCGCTGGCGGAGACCGCCGACCTTGACGGTTTCCTGCTCACCCCGGTGATCCAGCCGGGGTCGACGCTCGACTTCGTCGAAATGGTCCTGCCGATCCTGCGCGAACGCGGCGTCGCGGCCACCGACTACGAGGGTTCCACGTTGCGCGAGCGCCTCTTCGGCACCGGCACCCCGGTGCTGGGCGCCAGCCATCCGGCCGCGGGCCATCGTGTGCAGCCGGCCGCCGCGCTGAACCGCTAA